The Hymenobacter sp. DG01 genome has a segment encoding these proteins:
- a CDS encoding DMT family protein produces the protein MKSLSTIVLLLISNLFMTFAWYGHLQFKKISWLHGLGLVGVILISWGLAFFEYVFQVPANRIGFEENGGPFNLFQLKVIQEVISLTVFTLCAVFIFKTDKLAWNHLVGFGLLVAAVYVIFKKW, from the coding sequence ATGAAGAGCCTCAGTACCATTGTTCTGCTTCTGATTTCTAACCTATTCATGACGTTTGCCTGGTACGGGCATCTGCAGTTCAAGAAAATCAGCTGGCTGCATGGGTTGGGGCTGGTGGGCGTGATTCTGATTAGCTGGGGGCTGGCGTTTTTCGAGTACGTGTTTCAGGTGCCGGCCAACCGCATTGGGTTCGAGGAGAATGGGGGGCCGTTCAATCTGTTTCAGCTAAAGGTGATTCAGGAGGTTATTTCGCTTACGGTGTTCACGCTCTGCGCCGTGTTCATCTTCAAAACCGATAAGCTGGCCTGGAACCACCTGGTGGGCTTCGGGCTGCTGGTAGCCGCGGTGTACGTCATCTTTAAGAAGTGGTAG
- a CDS encoding zinc dependent phospholipase C family protein has translation MFTLPPEMIGFYKANIDYLTDNATRPDSRRTVVPGEAPRHFLDVDVYGDSALYKLPRSYPDAVAQLGEDSLLRHGIVPWQVARMKGQLTAAFQAHDTDRILHLSADMGHYIADACVPLHTTHNYNGQLTGQRGIHALWESRLPELLSSGYDFFTGPAPYLDRPTQTIWGAVGRSYAAVDSVLGFERELSRKMPEDRKYGFEQRGNLTVRTYSRDFAREYHQRLNGQVERQMRLALRLVGAFWYTAWVDAGQPDLNALPRTPSEKEQQRLALEAKQAEQALPTPIAGHED, from the coding sequence GTGTTTACGCTTCCACCCGAAATGATTGGCTTCTACAAGGCCAACATCGACTACCTGACTGATAACGCCACCCGACCCGACTCGCGGCGCACGGTAGTACCCGGCGAGGCCCCGCGCCACTTCCTGGATGTGGACGTGTACGGCGACTCGGCCCTCTACAAGCTGCCCCGCTCCTACCCCGATGCAGTGGCCCAACTCGGCGAAGACTCTTTGCTGCGGCACGGCATTGTGCCCTGGCAGGTAGCCCGCATGAAGGGCCAGCTGACGGCCGCGTTTCAGGCCCACGATACCGACCGGATTCTGCACCTCTCGGCCGATATGGGTCACTATATTGCCGATGCCTGCGTGCCCCTGCACACCACCCACAACTACAACGGGCAACTAACGGGGCAGCGCGGTATTCATGCCCTCTGGGAAAGCCGCCTGCCCGAACTGCTCAGCTCCGGCTACGACTTCTTTACCGGCCCCGCGCCCTACCTCGACCGCCCGACCCAAACCATCTGGGGTGCTGTGGGCCGCTCGTACGCGGCCGTCGATTCGGTGCTGGGGTTTGAGCGGGAACTGAGCCGGAAGATGCCCGAGGACCGCAAGTACGGCTTCGAGCAGCGCGGCAACCTAACGGTGCGCACCTATTCCCGCGACTTCGCCCGCGAGTACCATCAGCGCCTGAACGGACAGGTAGAGCGGCAAATGCGGCTGGCGTTGCGCCTCGTAGGTGCCTTCTGGTACACAGCCTGGGTGGATGCCGGTCAGCCCGACCTCAACGCTCTGCCCCGCACGCCCTCCGAGAAGGAGCAACAGCGCCTGGCCCTCGAAGCCAAGCAGGCCGAGCAGGCACTCCCTACTCCCATCGCCGGCCACGAAGACTAA
- a CDS encoding DUF4241 domain-containing protein, whose amino-acid sequence MAALLSGCSTPTASTSPVATGYVLSPGRATVSRQPYAVQAEPALFETSFFPDTQISQDSLQFTLHARFLGNLPVPSGRIVAADPVSLHSQTQPFTTLFPRGRFPVELAMARFNGDERVAFARILFSEAPVVSWEPALLPGQKPLPLRSEEYYGYPVDAGMALFMDAANVEPLNRYLADRAASDNLMVTSFRLDTESPSPGFLYAMPPDTVAAFSTGFGDGSYATYVGLDAQRRPCRLLTDFQVISW is encoded by the coding sequence GTGGCAGCGCTACTGAGTGGGTGCAGTACCCCCACAGCCTCTACTTCGCCGGTTGCTACGGGCTATGTGCTCTCACCGGGTCGGGCAACGGTCAGCCGGCAACCCTATGCGGTGCAGGCCGAGCCCGCCCTTTTTGAAACCAGCTTTTTTCCTGACACCCAAATAAGCCAAGACAGCCTGCAGTTCACGCTGCACGCTCGTTTTCTGGGCAACCTGCCGGTGCCATCGGGACGGATAGTAGCCGCCGATCCGGTTTCGCTACATTCGCAAACTCAGCCGTTTACGACCCTCTTTCCCCGGGGGCGGTTTCCGGTCGAGCTGGCTATGGCCCGCTTCAACGGCGACGAGCGGGTAGCATTTGCTCGCATTCTGTTCTCAGAGGCACCTGTAGTGAGTTGGGAGCCAGCCTTGTTACCCGGTCAAAAGCCGTTGCCGCTCCGCAGTGAAGAGTATTACGGCTACCCGGTTGATGCGGGTATGGCCTTGTTTATGGACGCGGCCAACGTGGAGCCCCTGAACCGGTATCTGGCCGACCGGGCAGCCTCAGACAATCTGATGGTTACCAGTTTCCGGCTTGACACGGAGTCGCCGAGCCCTGGTTTCCTGTATGCCATGCCGCCCGATACGGTAGCGGCCTTCTCGACGGGTTTCGGGGACGGTAGCTACGCCACTTACGTGGGCCTGGACGCCCAGCGCCGACCCTGCCGGCTGCTAACCGATTTTCAGGTTATTTCCTGGTAA
- the def gene encoding peptide deformylase encodes MIYPIVAFGDPVLKTPAKDIPADFPAAELKQIIADMYDTMYHAHGVGLAAPQVGKSIRLFVIDSEPMLDEDEEGNPIVEEPTAAPVKRAFINPRMVSETGEEWGFEEGCLSIPGIREKVVRHSTIVLRYEDEERQQHEETFSGMTARVIQHEYDHLEGILFTDYASGLKKQLLKGKLARISKGDVSADYRMRFVGQGRR; translated from the coding sequence ATGATTTACCCCATTGTTGCCTTCGGCGACCCGGTGCTGAAAACGCCGGCCAAAGACATTCCGGCTGACTTCCCGGCCGCGGAGCTGAAACAGATCATTGCCGACATGTACGACACCATGTACCACGCCCACGGCGTAGGGTTGGCGGCGCCCCAGGTCGGCAAAAGCATACGCCTGTTCGTTATCGACTCGGAACCTATGCTGGACGAGGACGAGGAGGGCAACCCTATTGTGGAAGAGCCCACGGCGGCCCCGGTAAAGCGCGCTTTCATCAACCCCCGCATGGTGAGCGAAACCGGCGAGGAGTGGGGCTTTGAGGAAGGCTGCCTGAGCATTCCGGGTATTCGGGAGAAAGTGGTGCGCCACTCCACCATTGTGTTGCGCTACGAGGACGAAGAGCGTCAGCAGCACGAGGAAACCTTCTCGGGCATGACAGCCCGCGTTATTCAGCACGAATACGACCACCTGGAGGGCATCCTGTTCACGGATTATGCCTCGGGTCTGAAAAAGCAGCTGCTAAAGGGCAAGCTGGCCCGCATCAGTAAAGGCGACGTGTCGGCCGACTATCGTATGCGCTTCGTGGGCCAGGGCCGGCGGTAA
- the ruvX gene encoding Holliday junction resolvase RuvX has translation MGRILAIDYGHKRVGLAVTDPLQLIATPLETVHSQDLLAYLKAYHLREPLAALVIGMPKNLNNEATDSTPAVVGVVRRLRKEFPGVPVHEVDERFTSRMAHAAMLAGGLSKKDRRDKATVDKVSATIILQSFLESR, from the coding sequence ATGGGCCGGATTCTTGCCATCGACTACGGGCACAAGCGCGTGGGGCTGGCCGTTACGGACCCGCTTCAGCTCATTGCTACCCCCCTCGAAACGGTGCACAGCCAGGACTTGCTGGCCTATCTGAAAGCCTACCACCTGCGCGAGCCGCTGGCGGCGCTGGTAATTGGCATGCCCAAAAACCTCAATAACGAGGCTACCGACTCCACGCCGGCCGTGGTGGGGGTAGTGCGGCGCCTGCGCAAGGAGTTTCCGGGGGTGCCGGTGCACGAAGTAGATGAGCGGTTTACCTCCCGCATGGCCCACGCCGCTATGCTGGCCGGAGGCCTAAGCAAAAAGGACCGCCGCGACAAAGCCACCGTAGATAAGGTGTCGGCCACCATCATTCTGCAATCTTTCCTTGAATCCCGATGA
- a CDS encoding S41 family peptidase: MNTEPNDSPLTASEPAPRNSRWQVCQPLFLALALACGVLLGANPFRPSDQNPDLTARGYLKFKEILSYVDRDYVDSVNAEELSDYAISRMLERLDPHSVFIPAKQQQQASSFLQSDYDGIGVEFNLFRDTVTVVAPLSDGPAERAGLQPGDRILAVNGQRVSGVRTTTEQMFGKLRGPRGSAVLLQILRRGQPRPLNVQVTRNRIPNTSVEVAYMVDNQTGYIKVSRFASGTYDEFKSALGDLRRQGLSRLVLDLRGNPGGYLDRATKMADEFIGGTKKIVYTDGKGDQYDTQTFSRVAGDFEEGSLVVLVDEGSASAAEVLAGALQDHDRALLVGRRTFGKGLVQQPIALNDGSELRLTIARYYTPSGRSIQKSYRGGLAQYEQELQNRQRHGEFFHADSIHFADSLRYRTAHGRTVYGGGGIMPDLFVPRDTTAHSAYYTRLQSLNLVREYALTYYQEHKAELDGLRFEHFNQSFRISDVQLQQLAAKAARDGVQPNAADMRRSASLLRNQLKALIARSAYGKSAYYQVLNQEDVEMQQALRAIQEPGTTAMLGLLGK; the protein is encoded by the coding sequence ATGAACACCGAGCCGAACGACTCGCCGCTTACCGCGTCGGAGCCTGCCCCGCGAAATTCCCGCTGGCAGGTATGTCAGCCGTTGTTCCTCGCCCTGGCCTTAGCCTGCGGCGTGTTGCTGGGCGCTAACCCCTTTCGGCCTTCGGATCAGAACCCCGACCTCACGGCCCGCGGCTATCTAAAGTTCAAAGAAATCCTCAGCTACGTGGACCGCGACTACGTGGACTCTGTGAATGCAGAGGAGCTGTCGGATTACGCTATTAGCCGCATGCTGGAGCGCCTTGATCCGCACTCCGTGTTTATTCCGGCCAAGCAGCAGCAGCAGGCTTCCTCGTTTCTGCAGAGCGACTACGACGGCATCGGGGTTGAGTTCAATCTGTTCCGCGACACCGTAACGGTAGTGGCTCCGCTCAGCGACGGACCTGCCGAGCGGGCCGGCCTGCAGCCCGGCGACCGGATTCTCGCCGTGAACGGGCAGCGCGTTTCGGGCGTGCGTACCACCACCGAGCAAATGTTTGGCAAGCTACGCGGCCCCCGCGGCAGCGCCGTGCTGCTCCAGATTTTGCGCCGCGGCCAGCCCCGCCCCCTCAACGTGCAGGTAACCCGCAACCGTATTCCCAATACATCGGTGGAGGTGGCCTACATGGTGGACAACCAGACGGGCTATATCAAGGTAAGCCGCTTTGCCAGTGGTACCTACGATGAGTTTAAGTCGGCTCTGGGCGATTTGCGCCGGCAAGGCCTCTCGCGCCTTGTGCTGGATTTGCGTGGCAACCCCGGCGGCTACCTCGACCGGGCCACCAAAATGGCCGACGAGTTCATTGGGGGCACCAAAAAGATTGTTTATACCGACGGCAAGGGCGACCAGTACGACACCCAGACTTTTTCGCGGGTAGCTGGCGACTTTGAGGAAGGCTCCCTGGTTGTGCTGGTGGATGAAGGCAGTGCTTCGGCGGCCGAAGTGCTGGCCGGTGCGCTGCAGGACCATGACCGGGCCCTGCTGGTAGGGCGCCGCACCTTCGGGAAAGGCTTGGTGCAGCAGCCCATTGCCCTCAACGACGGTTCGGAGCTGCGCCTGACTATCGCGCGTTACTACACGCCCTCGGGCCGTAGCATTCAGAAGTCGTACCGCGGTGGCCTGGCCCAGTATGAGCAGGAACTGCAGAACCGGCAGCGCCACGGCGAGTTTTTTCACGCCGATAGCATTCACTTCGCGGATTCTTTGCGCTACCGCACGGCCCATGGCCGCACCGTGTACGGGGGCGGAGGCATCATGCCCGATCTGTTCGTACCGCGTGATACGACAGCCCACTCAGCCTACTATACCCGCTTGCAAAGCCTGAATCTGGTGCGCGAATACGCCCTCACGTACTATCAGGAGCACAAGGCCGAGCTGGACGGACTGCGCTTCGAGCACTTCAATCAATCCTTCCGGATCAGCGACGTGCAACTGCAGCAGCTGGCCGCCAAAGCCGCCCGCGACGGGGTGCAGCCGAATGCCGCGGATATGCGGCGCAGTGCATCCCTGCTCCGCAATCAGCTCAAGGCACTGATTGCCCGCAGCGCCTACGGCAAATCGGCTTACTACCAGGTGCTAAACCAGGAAGACGTGGAAATGCAGCAGGCGCTGCGAGCTATTCAGGAGCCGGGTACTACCGCTATGCTAGGCCTGTTGGGCAAGTAG
- a CDS encoding transglutaminase-like domain-containing protein, producing the protein MLSFLFPSLLALLTIAQPSAPDPTPRSRTFTFDYAATIPAQPAGTKAVDVWLPVPHDDKSQQIRDLKVTSPVPYDIQTGAYGNRILHLRATGAALQGFTVDMQLQATRREHLALALSGQRPPREAPDPNLKRWLAADSLVPLDPQIRLWALEVANKAKAKTDLEKARAVYEHVVSTVKYDKTGQGWGRGDIYYACDARRGNCTDFHAVFIGYCRALGIPARFSIGFPLPPERGAAEIKGYHCWAEFYTPETGWVPVDASEAAKNPARRNYFFGAHDENRLEFTRGRDLVLVPRQNNPALNYFIYPYAEADGKPLTDIKQEFRVQDIAKK; encoded by the coding sequence ATGCTCTCATTTCTGTTCCCTTCCTTGCTGGCTTTGCTTACCATAGCTCAGCCTTCCGCCCCGGACCCCACCCCGCGCAGCCGCACCTTCACCTTCGATTATGCGGCTACCATTCCGGCCCAGCCGGCCGGCACCAAGGCGGTAGATGTGTGGCTACCCGTTCCGCACGATGATAAGTCGCAGCAAATCCGCGACTTGAAGGTAACATCACCAGTACCCTACGACATTCAGACGGGCGCGTACGGCAACCGCATCCTGCACCTGCGGGCTACGGGTGCGGCCCTGCAGGGCTTTACCGTAGATATGCAGCTGCAGGCCACCCGGCGCGAACATCTGGCCCTGGCCCTGAGCGGGCAGCGCCCGCCCCGGGAAGCCCCCGATCCTAACCTGAAGCGCTGGCTAGCCGCCGACAGCCTCGTGCCCCTCGATCCGCAAATCCGGCTGTGGGCCCTGGAGGTAGCCAACAAGGCCAAGGCCAAAACCGACCTGGAGAAAGCGCGGGCGGTGTATGAGCACGTTGTGAGCACCGTGAAGTACGACAAGACGGGCCAGGGCTGGGGCCGCGGCGACATCTACTACGCCTGCGACGCCCGCCGCGGCAACTGCACCGATTTTCACGCCGTGTTTATCGGTTACTGCCGGGCCCTGGGCATTCCGGCCCGCTTCAGCATTGGCTTTCCCCTACCTCCTGAGCGTGGCGCCGCCGAAATAAAAGGATACCACTGCTGGGCTGAGTTTTATACCCCGGAAACCGGCTGGGTGCCCGTTGATGCCTCCGAAGCCGCTAAAAACCCCGCCCGCCGCAACTACTTCTTCGGGGCTCACGACGAAAACCGCCTGGAGTTCACCCGCGGCCGTGACCTAGTGCTCGTTCCCCGCCAAAACAACCCGGCCCTGAACTACTTTATCTACCCCTACGCCGAAGCCGACGGCAAACCCCTCACCGACATCAAGCAGGAGTTTCGGGTACAGGATATTGCGAAGAAGTAG
- a CDS encoding homogentisate 1,2-dioxygenase, with protein MPFYQRLGQIPRKRHTQFRQPDGSLYHEQLVGTLGFHGVSSLLYHRHAPTEIRKVGEPQPYAPKLLKDRPLEPAHLRTLAQTSTGGDYLQARQTVLGNADVTMSICNPTEQRMDYYYKNALADEVIFVHEGRGELWSQLGKVAFEPGDYVVIPRTIIHQLHFEEGPVRLLIIESFSPVETCRRYRNHFGQLLEHAPYCERDFRAPSELVEGDVRESGEYVVRVKKDGLLHTLVYGHSPFDVVGWDGYFYPYATSIHDFEPITGRIHQPPPVHQQFEGNNFVICSFVPRLFDYHPLAIPAPYNHSNVDSDEVLYYVAGNFMSRRGVDLASFTWHPSGIPHGPHPGTVEASIGKKETHELAVMVDTFRPLYLTEAALPYVDPRYPMSWQPDFQHEPPRAADMMD; from the coding sequence ATGCCTTTTTATCAACGATTAGGTCAGATTCCGCGCAAGCGGCATACCCAGTTCCGGCAGCCCGACGGCTCGCTCTATCACGAGCAGCTGGTGGGCACGCTGGGCTTCCACGGCGTTTCGTCTTTGCTTTACCATCGGCACGCGCCCACCGAAATCCGGAAGGTTGGGGAGCCCCAGCCCTACGCTCCCAAGCTGCTGAAAGACCGGCCGCTGGAGCCGGCTCACCTGCGCACCCTGGCCCAGACCAGCACCGGCGGCGACTACCTCCAGGCCCGCCAGACCGTGCTCGGCAACGCCGATGTAACCATGAGCATCTGCAACCCCACGGAGCAGCGCATGGACTACTACTATAAAAATGCCTTGGCCGATGAGGTGATTTTCGTGCACGAAGGCCGGGGGGAACTCTGGAGCCAGCTGGGCAAGGTAGCCTTCGAACCCGGCGACTATGTCGTGATTCCGCGCACCATCATTCACCAGCTGCACTTCGAGGAAGGGCCGGTGCGCCTGCTTATCATTGAGTCGTTTAGCCCGGTGGAAACCTGCCGCCGCTACCGCAACCACTTCGGGCAGCTGCTGGAGCACGCGCCCTACTGCGAGCGGGACTTCCGGGCCCCCTCGGAGCTGGTGGAAGGCGACGTGCGCGAATCGGGTGAGTACGTGGTGCGCGTGAAGAAAGACGGGCTCCTGCACACGCTGGTGTACGGCCACTCGCCTTTCGATGTGGTAGGCTGGGACGGCTACTTCTACCCCTACGCCACCAGCATCCACGATTTCGAGCCCATAACCGGCCGCATCCACCAGCCCCCACCCGTGCACCAGCAGTTCGAGGGCAATAACTTCGTGATCTGCTCCTTTGTGCCGCGCCTTTTCGACTACCACCCCCTGGCTATTCCGGCTCCTTATAACCACTCCAACGTCGATTCCGACGAGGTGCTGTACTACGTGGCCGGCAACTTCATGTCGCGACGGGGGGTAGATCTGGCCTCGTTTACCTGGCACCCAAGTGGTATTCCGCACGGCCCGCACCCGGGTACCGTGGAGGCTAGCATCGGCAAAAAGGAAACCCACGAGCTGGCCGTGATGGTCGATACCTTTCGCCCGCTCTACCTCACCGAGGCCGCCCTACCCTACGTGGACCCGCGCTACCCCATGAGCTGGCAGCCCGATTTCCAGCACGAGCCGCCCCGCGCCGCCGACATGATGGACTGA
- a CDS encoding hydroxymethylglutaryl-CoA reductase, with amino-acid sequence MIFTPSAMMLKLLYTRGSLRNTPEGVAFSIKNRLDTVRITRIEYVELDDVRIGTEQIALDLGNGDVRPASVFNAERTGFTLPVGQSATFHLAAKPLPEGLHTIRVRFAAEPFGELTVEVEDAIAARPESRTRIPRSETDDYSEAAIQARQQFAEEFTGEQFEHLKQYSFDAQTLKGNCEHFTGVAQIPVGLAGPLHVNGEHAQGDFLIPLATTEGTLVASYNRGIQLLNLCGGVKCTVIGDAMQRAPVFVFDDARGARDFGRWVEEEIERIRPEAESTSRIAKLQYIDTYLAGKFAYLRFNYSTGDAAGQNMVGRATFAACSWILENYKGAPIRHFYLESNFATDKKASQINVMRTRGKRVVAEAVIKRDILQQRMRVKPEQLAYHGQVSNVGAFLSGANNNGAHSANAITALFIATGQDVANVSESSAGVLYSEVTKEGDLYISITIPSLIVATHGGGTGLATQNEYLRMLGCTGRGTVNKLAEIVAGVVLAGELSLGSAISSSDWVSSHEQYGRNR; translated from the coding sequence ATGATTTTCACGCCCAGCGCCATGATGCTCAAGCTGCTTTACACCCGCGGCAGCCTGCGTAATACGCCCGAAGGGGTAGCCTTCAGCATCAAGAACCGCCTGGATACCGTGCGCATCACGCGGATAGAGTATGTGGAGCTGGACGATGTGCGCATCGGCACCGAGCAGATTGCCCTGGACCTGGGCAATGGCGACGTGCGCCCGGCCTCGGTGTTCAATGCCGAGCGGACGGGGTTTACCCTGCCGGTGGGACAGTCGGCTACCTTTCACCTGGCCGCCAAGCCCCTGCCGGAAGGCCTGCACACCATCCGGGTGCGCTTCGCGGCGGAGCCGTTCGGTGAGCTGACGGTGGAAGTGGAAGACGCCATTGCGGCCCGCCCCGAAAGCCGCACCCGCATTCCGCGCTCCGAAACCGACGACTACTCCGAAGCCGCCATTCAGGCCCGGCAGCAGTTTGCCGAGGAATTTACGGGGGAGCAATTCGAGCACCTCAAGCAATATTCCTTCGATGCCCAAACGCTTAAGGGCAACTGCGAGCATTTTACGGGGGTAGCCCAGATTCCGGTGGGGCTGGCCGGCCCTCTGCACGTAAACGGCGAGCACGCCCAGGGCGACTTCCTGATTCCGCTGGCCACCACCGAAGGCACGCTGGTAGCCAGCTACAACCGGGGTATTCAACTGCTCAACCTCTGCGGGGGCGTGAAATGCACCGTCATTGGTGATGCCATGCAGCGGGCCCCGGTGTTTGTGTTCGATGATGCCCGCGGGGCCCGCGACTTTGGCCGCTGGGTAGAAGAAGAAATTGAGCGAATTCGACCGGAGGCGGAAAGTACCTCGCGCATCGCCAAGCTGCAGTACATCGATACCTATCTGGCGGGCAAGTTTGCCTATCTGCGCTTCAACTACAGCACCGGCGACGCGGCCGGCCAGAACATGGTGGGTCGGGCCACCTTCGCCGCCTGCTCCTGGATTCTGGAAAACTACAAAGGCGCGCCCATCCGCCACTTCTACCTCGAATCCAACTTCGCCACCGACAAAAAGGCGTCCCAGATTAACGTGATGCGCACCCGTGGCAAGCGCGTGGTGGCCGAGGCCGTCATCAAGCGCGACATTCTGCAGCAGCGGATGCGCGTGAAGCCCGAGCAGCTGGCTTACCACGGCCAGGTAAGCAACGTAGGCGCTTTCTTGTCGGGGGCCAACAACAACGGCGCACACTCGGCCAATGCCATTACGGCCTTGTTTATTGCTACCGGCCAGGATGTCGCCAACGTATCGGAATCGTCGGCGGGGGTGCTGTACTCGGAAGTGACCAAGGAAGGCGACCTGTACATCAGCATCACCATTCCCTCCCTCATTGTGGCCACCCACGGCGGCGGCACCGGCCTGGCCACCCAAAACGAGTACCTCCGAATGCTGGGCTGCACCGGCCGCGGCACCGTAAACAAGCTGGCCGAAATAGTGGCCGGCGTGGTGCTGGCCGGCGAGCTAAGCCTGGGTTCCGCCATCAGCTCCTCCGACTGGGTGAGCAGCCACGAGCAATACGGCCGGAACCGGTGA
- a CDS encoding energy transducer TonB: MNRLILAACLAALSCVSITAIAQVAPAVPSAMVDTVGLRSQSTKIKANVLQDSRLPSATPAEAGSARGIASIIGCEVVPAYKKRNRKDSLLLFVKENLQWPDKTGRMCIDGRVYVSFVVGEKGQVYDAKVLKGLHPLFDAEALRVVQLLDGHFTPALCGGVAKAHEYFLPVFFSLK, from the coding sequence ATGAACAGACTGATACTCGCAGCTTGTCTTGCCGCCTTGAGTTGCGTCAGTATAACTGCCATTGCCCAGGTAGCGCCGGCGGTACCCAGTGCCATGGTGGACACTGTTGGGTTGCGAAGCCAATCAACAAAGATCAAAGCCAACGTTCTACAGGATAGCAGATTACCAAGTGCTACTCCGGCCGAGGCAGGTTCGGCTAGGGGCATTGCCTCTATTATAGGTTGCGAAGTCGTGCCAGCATATAAGAAGCGCAATCGGAAGGACAGCCTGCTGCTGTTCGTCAAGGAAAATCTTCAATGGCCTGATAAAACGGGACGAATGTGCATTGATGGCCGGGTATATGTGTCTTTCGTTGTAGGGGAGAAAGGGCAGGTATATGATGCGAAGGTGCTGAAAGGGCTGCATCCGCTTTTCGATGCTGAGGCGCTACGGGTTGTGCAGCTCTTGGACGGCCACTTTACACCGGCCCTTTGCGGTGGAGTAGCAAAGGCGCACGAATATTTTCTGCCGGTTTTTTTCTCCCTGAAATAA
- a CDS encoding energy transducer TonB, translated as MLPLPILNIRLNACHEDWQQMTPVAQGHHCAQCNRTVLDFTAATQADVDAAFRASPDGRVCGRFRAGQLAPTPQLRPKLRRFLVALVLVYGVGLSGREAVAQVRKATRAPAVKHALAQPTELLGDTEELPDRAQLMQLKPDTVATQAPQYFVGHVEQMPVFKGGQKALLTFLSQNIHWPDEVPQTTSGRVFIEFQVTETGGVRNARVKQHLHPALDAEALRVVQLLDGQFSPGTQNKRPIAVGYTLPITFQGADVPSEKHKRNPR; from the coding sequence ATGCTGCCACTCCCCATCCTCAACATCCGCCTGAACGCCTGCCACGAAGACTGGCAGCAGATGACGCCCGTGGCCCAGGGCCACCACTGCGCCCAGTGCAACCGCACCGTCCTCGACTTCACCGCCGCTACCCAGGCCGATGTGGATGCCGCTTTCCGGGCTTCTCCGGATGGCCGCGTCTGCGGGCGGTTCCGGGCCGGGCAGCTGGCCCCTACTCCCCAGCTGCGCCCCAAGCTCCGGCGGTTTCTGGTGGCCTTGGTGCTGGTGTACGGGGTAGGGCTGTCGGGGCGGGAGGCGGTGGCGCAGGTGCGGAAGGCAACGCGCGCCCCAGCCGTGAAGCATGCCCTAGCCCAGCCGACAGAACTGCTCGGTGATACAGAAGAGCTGCCGGACCGCGCCCAGCTTATGCAGCTTAAGCCAGACACGGTGGCCACGCAAGCTCCCCAATACTTCGTTGGCCATGTTGAGCAGATGCCAGTCTTTAAAGGTGGTCAGAAAGCACTACTTACTTTCTTGTCCCAGAACATTCACTGGCCCGACGAGGTACCGCAAACCACCAGCGGACGAGTATTTATCGAATTTCAAGTTACCGAAACCGGGGGCGTTCGTAACGCCAGGGTCAAGCAGCACCTGCATCCAGCTTTAGATGCGGAGGCCTTGCGTGTAGTTCAGCTATTGGATGGCCAATTCAGTCCTGGCACGCAAAATAAACGGCCAATTGCCGTAGGCTACACGCTACCCATCACATTTCAGGGAGCCGACGTTCCATCAGAAAAGCACAAGCGCAACCCAAGATGA
- a CDS encoding WG repeat-containing protein → MKRPFLLLFLLLLATGNLLRAQTAASRLVPFRQGGKWGYADQARRLVLPLRYDEAGPFVEEIAWVRQGPRYGYIDSGGNPVTPLQYARASTFLLGRATVELNGETFDIGPTGRRLTEPAAPEPEEEPLEHGDLVRRDGKVGFRFTVGSGSVPAIYDEIRENYNGLLFVRQGAKWGVVNSSGKLVQPVRYDAIRLTGNLQFPVVQLGQLFGYLDEEGNTLTEIRYPQAEPFLGDVARVLAPDGQPGYLNANGQEFWEER, encoded by the coding sequence ATGAAACGCCCTTTTCTGCTCTTGTTTTTGCTGCTGCTGGCTACCGGCAACCTCCTGCGGGCCCAAACGGCGGCCTCCCGCCTCGTGCCCTTCCGGCAGGGCGGCAAATGGGGCTACGCCGACCAGGCCCGCCGCCTGGTGCTACCCCTGCGCTACGACGAAGCCGGGCCCTTCGTGGAGGAAATTGCCTGGGTGCGCCAGGGCCCGCGCTACGGCTACATCGACAGCGGCGGCAACCCCGTTACGCCCCTGCAGTACGCCCGCGCCAGCACGTTCCTGCTGGGCCGCGCCACCGTAGAGCTGAACGGCGAAACCTTTGATATTGGCCCCACCGGCCGCCGCCTGACCGAGCCCGCAGCCCCCGAGCCTGAGGAAGAGCCCCTGGAGCACGGCGACCTGGTGCGCCGGGACGGGAAAGTGGGCTTCCGCTTCACGGTGGGCTCGGGGTCCGTGCCGGCCATCTACGATGAAATCCGGGAGAATTACAACGGCCTCCTGTTCGTGCGCCAGGGCGCCAAGTGGGGGGTAGTAAACAGCAGCGGCAAGCTGGTGCAGCCCGTGCGCTACGATGCCATCCGGCTCACAGGTAACCTGCAGTTTCCGGTGGTGCAGCTAGGCCAGCTCTTCGGCTACCTCGACGAGGAAGGCAACACCCTCACGGAAATCCGCTACCCCCAGGCTGAGCCCTTCCTCGGCGACGTGGCCCGCGTACTGGCCCCCGATGGCCAGCCCGGCTACCTCAACGCCAACGGCCAGGAATTCTGGGAGGAACGGTGA